One genomic segment of Alkalimarinus alittae includes these proteins:
- a CDS encoding cytochrome ubiquinol oxidase subunit I, which produces MDPAILSRMQFAFTISYHIIFPAITIGLSVYLAVMEGLWLRTKKPEYLQQVKFWLKPFAITFGMGVVSGVVLSYQFGTNFSRFSEVVGPILSPLLAYEVLTAFFLEAGFLGIMLFGWKRVSPKVHFMATVVVCVGTLMSAFWILAANSWMHTPAGYIFQDGRFEAENWLEVIFNPSFPYRYFHMVIASLLSASLIVAGVNALYLRQKKHQEFARVGFSFAMWSLLILAPTQVLIGDFHGLNVAEHQPIKLAAMEGIWETERGAPLRVFAVPNSETERNDFELSIPKLASLIITHDSEGEIKGLKSVAKDQRPPVAVVFFSFRVMLGLGGLMLLLAVLGVVLRVKGRLYIYKPFLTFATLMIPSGIIATLAGWYVVEVGRQPWLVQGLVRTEDVVSILPAENIAFTLGLFVVVYGLLFSVYLYFIRKLVRKGPPVLLGDDDNHLTDDSVQLATLTPVIGLDADKVRT; this is translated from the coding sequence ATGGATCCCGCAATACTGTCTAGAATGCAATTCGCCTTTACTATCAGTTACCACATAATTTTCCCTGCCATCACCATTGGTCTTTCGGTGTATCTAGCGGTCATGGAAGGGTTGTGGTTAAGAACTAAAAAACCTGAGTATTTGCAGCAAGTAAAGTTTTGGTTAAAGCCGTTCGCAATCACATTTGGTATGGGGGTTGTGTCAGGTGTCGTGTTGTCTTATCAATTTGGTACTAACTTTAGTCGGTTCTCAGAAGTGGTCGGGCCGATTCTAAGTCCGTTGCTGGCCTATGAAGTGTTAACCGCGTTTTTTTTAGAGGCGGGGTTTCTTGGTATTATGTTGTTTGGCTGGAAGCGGGTCTCTCCAAAGGTTCATTTTATGGCTACAGTGGTAGTTTGTGTAGGCACTCTAATGTCGGCTTTCTGGATTTTAGCGGCCAATTCATGGATGCACACACCGGCGGGTTATATTTTTCAAGATGGCCGTTTTGAAGCTGAAAACTGGCTCGAAGTGATCTTTAATCCATCATTCCCATATCGCTATTTCCACATGGTGATTGCGAGTTTGCTCTCTGCGAGTTTGATCGTAGCGGGAGTTAATGCTTTGTATCTAAGGCAAAAAAAGCATCAAGAATTTGCCCGAGTTGGGTTTTCTTTTGCTATGTGGAGTTTGCTAATACTAGCGCCTACTCAGGTGCTGATCGGTGATTTTCATGGGCTCAATGTGGCAGAACATCAGCCGATTAAGTTAGCCGCAATGGAGGGTATTTGGGAAACTGAGCGAGGTGCGCCTTTACGGGTATTTGCGGTGCCAAATAGCGAAACCGAACGGAACGATTTTGAGCTTTCGATTCCTAAACTCGCGAGCTTAATTATTACGCATGATTCGGAAGGAGAAATTAAAGGGTTAAAGTCCGTCGCTAAGGATCAGCGACCGCCTGTGGCAGTTGTGTTTTTCTCGTTTAGAGTAATGCTGGGTTTAGGGGGGCTGATGTTGTTGTTGGCTGTGCTGGGAGTAGTGTTGAGAGTGAAGGGTCGGCTTTATATTTATAAACCGTTCTTAACTTTTGCAACACTTATGATTCCTTCAGGCATTATTGCGACCTTGGCCGGGTGGTATGTGGTTGAGGTGGGACGACAGCCTTGGCTAGTGCAGGGGTTGGTGCGTACCGAGGATGTAGTATCGATATTGCCGGCTGAAAATATTGCGTTTACTTTGGGCTTGTTTGTTGTTGTGTACGGGCTATTGTTTTCTGTCTATCTCTATTTTATTCGTAAGCTGGTTCGAAAAGGGCCGCCAGTTCTTTTGGGCGACGATGATAATCATCTGACAGATGATAGTGTTCAATTGGCCACTCTTACGCCTGTAATTGGGTTGGATGCTGATAAGGTGAGGACTTGA
- the rnd gene encoding ribonuclease D, whose translation MSNFGCSFKVEIIRDTSRLQEKLLYWQRLPFIAIDTEFVRVDTFYPLAGLIQVADDTGIYLIDPLDIDELTILKPLLIGDTIKVMHSMSEDIVLFQTIADCMPQNIFDTQIACALLGQGISLSYQKFIELYLGLEIDKGETRSDWLKRPLSDSQLEYAAKDAHYLYQAYPQLVAQLEERNLTGIVQQECHLINLGMTDTEEDMDNYYLKIRGAWKFPVAHQAILKKLSSWREREARKRNKPRGRIISDKQFLELLECMPKNVSTLQATRVFNSGQLRRYGEYVISVINNPPQVSADFKPIPRSLSGQKLDLYRSLKKSVEVIAESLNIAPELLGKKRLLEQYVALIFAKNVKQEEVALPEVFGEWRIKLLSNAFKKIVKSKFND comes from the coding sequence ATGAGTAATTTTGGGTGTTCGTTTAAGGTTGAGATAATCAGAGACACCAGTCGCCTACAAGAAAAGTTACTTTACTGGCAGCGCTTGCCTTTTATTGCGATTGATACTGAGTTTGTACGTGTAGACACTTTTTACCCATTAGCAGGGTTGATTCAGGTCGCTGATGACACGGGGATATACCTAATAGATCCGCTCGATATTGACGAACTTACGATTCTTAAGCCGCTTTTAATCGGTGACACTATAAAAGTGATGCACTCAATGAGTGAAGATATCGTATTGTTTCAGACCATTGCGGACTGCATGCCGCAGAATATATTTGATACCCAAATTGCCTGTGCCTTGTTAGGTCAGGGCATATCATTAAGTTATCAGAAATTTATTGAACTCTATTTAGGGTTAGAGATAGACAAGGGTGAAACCCGTTCGGACTGGTTAAAGCGCCCGTTGAGCGACTCTCAACTAGAATATGCAGCAAAGGATGCTCACTACCTTTATCAGGCTTATCCACAGCTTGTTGCTCAGCTTGAAGAACGCAATTTAACTGGTATCGTCCAGCAAGAATGTCATTTGATAAACCTCGGTATGACAGATACTGAGGAAGACATGGATAATTATTATTTAAAGATCCGAGGTGCATGGAAGTTTCCGGTGGCACATCAGGCGATACTTAAAAAGCTTTCATCATGGCGAGAGCGCGAAGCCCGAAAAAGGAATAAGCCTCGAGGTAGAATTATTAGTGATAAGCAGTTTCTAGAGCTTTTAGAGTGCATGCCTAAAAATGTTAGCACGCTACAAGCAACCAGAGTGTTTAATTCTGGGCAGCTGCGAAGATATGGTGAGTATGTCATATCGGTCATTAATAACCCACCTCAGGTTAGTGCTGATTTTAAGCCAATACCTCGTTCTCTCAGTGGTCAAAAGTTAGATTTATATCGTTCGCTGAAGAAATCTGTAGAGGTTATTGCTGAATCGTTAAATATAGCCCCTGAATTGTTAGGAAAAAAACGTTTATTGGAGCAATATGTCGCACTCATATTTGCTAAAAACGTTAAACAAGAAGAAGTGGCGCTTCCTGAAGTTTTCGGGGAGTGGAGAATCAAACTACTAAGTAACGCCTTTAAAAAAATTGTAAAGAGTAAGTTTAATGACTGA
- the dnaX gene encoding DNA polymerase III subunit gamma/tau: protein MSYQVLARKWRPQSFKEMVGQEHVLKALINSLDQQRLHHAYLFTGTRGVGKTTIGRILAKCLNCETGITSVPCGQCGACREIAEGRFVDLIEIDAASRTKVEDMRELLDNVQYSPTRGRFKVYLIDEVHMLSSSSFNALLKTLEEPPEHVKFLFATTDPQKLPVTILSRCLQFNLKNMPPERIVGHLKNVLGQEQIDFEDSALWLLARSADGSMRDALSLTDQAIAYGNHTLAERDVSAMLGSIDQKQVYRIIEAVANSNAASVLQEVSALAEFSPDYSAVLANVISVLHRVAVEQVVPGSTDNSMGDQVQIAELAKALTAEDVQLFYQVALVGRSDLPISPDQRAGLEMVLLRMLAFQPNIDCNIPKVKLSNHDSPVNSPSIQEKPESDVASTDSELANQGSDLTSTNEQASKPSVSDVQDASVNQGATEASANIESNTVEGATEEQAALEQAPLEQAQTVASEPAYSESSLVESAPSHVEEASLDNASQPPEGHPASDEFVGEGSYEDSTYEDSTYAGGDYDDNGLDDHYLQSQSSDGLTQKKTAELQVAPSQQASTSPEPEPGVSQQDTIAASVSAAIEELAPESNDINAFLPMDNPWPHILPLLKLTGMTQNLAANTSLILEQNRAELCAAEGNYKLLTDTHKSRIISAFKSLFGDNFNVDFSLGRTEVETPAEWKDRKKEERLALAISSIETDPNVVTLVNKFDATILTSTVEPLD from the coding sequence ATGAGTTATCAGGTTCTCGCAAGAAAGTGGCGCCCCCAGAGCTTTAAAGAGATGGTGGGGCAAGAGCATGTTCTTAAGGCGTTAATAAATTCGCTTGACCAACAAAGACTACACCATGCTTATTTATTTACTGGCACCCGCGGTGTTGGTAAAACGACCATTGGGCGTATCTTAGCTAAGTGTCTTAATTGCGAGACCGGAATCACGTCTGTCCCTTGTGGTCAGTGTGGTGCCTGCAGAGAAATTGCCGAGGGCCGATTTGTCGATCTAATTGAAATCGATGCAGCCTCTCGTACCAAGGTTGAAGATATGCGTGAGTTGCTGGATAACGTCCAGTACTCTCCAACAAGAGGGCGGTTTAAGGTATATCTGATTGATGAAGTCCACATGCTTTCATCATCCAGTTTTAATGCATTACTTAAAACACTTGAAGAGCCGCCTGAGCATGTAAAATTCCTTTTTGCTACCACTGACCCGCAAAAGCTTCCTGTTACTATTTTATCTCGATGCCTTCAATTTAATTTGAAGAATATGCCACCTGAAAGAATTGTAGGCCACCTTAAAAATGTTCTAGGGCAGGAGCAAATTGACTTTGAGGATAGTGCGCTTTGGCTCTTAGCTCGATCAGCCGATGGCAGTATGCGAGATGCATTAAGTCTTACGGACCAAGCGATTGCTTACGGTAACCATACACTTGCTGAACGCGATGTTAGCGCGATGTTGGGGTCGATAGATCAAAAGCAGGTATATCGAATCATTGAGGCGGTAGCAAACTCGAATGCGGCGAGTGTATTGCAGGAAGTCTCAGCGCTTGCTGAGTTTTCTCCTGACTATAGTGCGGTGTTAGCTAATGTTATTTCTGTTTTACATCGAGTCGCAGTTGAGCAAGTCGTGCCGGGTAGTACCGATAACTCTATGGGCGATCAGGTGCAAATTGCCGAGCTGGCAAAGGCATTGACGGCTGAAGACGTACAGCTTTTTTATCAAGTTGCGCTAGTAGGGCGTAGCGACTTACCTATATCGCCTGATCAGCGAGCGGGACTAGAAATGGTTTTGCTAAGAATGTTGGCCTTTCAGCCCAATATTGACTGTAATATTCCAAAAGTTAAGCTTAGCAATCATGACTCTCCAGTTAATAGCCCCTCTATACAGGAAAAACCTGAATCAGATGTTGCCAGTACTGACTCAGAACTCGCTAATCAAGGTTCAGACCTCACTTCAACAAACGAACAGGCTAGCAAGCCAAGTGTTTCTGACGTGCAAGACGCATCTGTCAATCAGGGGGCGACTGAAGCGTCTGCTAATATAGAGTCAAATACAGTAGAGGGCGCGACCGAAGAACAAGCAGCGTTAGAGCAGGCACCTCTAGAACAAGCACAGACAGTCGCTAGTGAACCAGCGTATTCAGAGTCATCGCTTGTAGAGTCAGCACCTTCCCACGTCGAAGAAGCCTCGTTAGACAATGCCTCTCAGCCGCCTGAAGGGCACCCCGCGTCTGATGAGTTTGTTGGTGAGGGCTCATATGAAGATAGCACTTATGAAGATAGCACTTATGCGGGTGGCGACTATGACGATAATGGCTTAGATGATCATTATTTGCAGTCGCAGTCTAGCGACGGGTTAACTCAAAAAAAAACAGCGGAACTTCAAGTAGCCCCTAGCCAGCAGGCTTCAACGTCGCCTGAGCCAGAACCAGGCGTAAGCCAGCAAGACACTATTGCGGCCTCTGTGTCTGCTGCTATCGAAGAGTTAGCCCCTGAATCAAACGATATCAATGCTTTTTTGCCGATGGATAACCCTTGGCCACATATATTGCCGTTGCTTAAATTAACCGGTATGACACAAAATTTAGCGGCTAATACCAGTTTGATCCTAGAGCAAAATAGGGCGGAGCTATGTGCTGCAGAGGGTAACTATAAGCTACTGACCGATACACATAAGTCACGAATTATCTCAGCATTTAAGTCGTTGTTTGGCGATAATTTTAACGTCGATTTTTCGTTAGGCCGTACAGAGGTTGAAACACCCGCAGAATGGAAAGATAGGAAGAAAGAAGAGCGTTTAGCGCTGGCGATTTCTTCAATTGAGACAGATCCAAACGTGGTCACTCTTGTAAATAAGTTTGATGCAACCATATTAACATCAACGGTAGAGCCTTTAGATTAA
- a CDS encoding YbaB/EbfC family nucleoid-associated protein: protein MIKGGMGELMKQAQKMQEQFQKTQEELANAEVFGESGAGMVKVVMTGRHDVKKVTIDPSLLQEDKELLEDLLAAAVNDAVRKVEENSKSKLSGMTSGMEMPPGFKMPF from the coding sequence ATGATTAAAGGTGGAATGGGTGAGCTGATGAAACAAGCTCAAAAAATGCAAGAGCAGTTTCAAAAGACACAAGAAGAACTCGCAAATGCAGAAGTCTTTGGCGAGTCTGGTGCTGGCATGGTTAAAGTTGTAATGACCGGTCGCCACGATGTTAAAAAGGTCACCATCGACCCCTCTTTACTACAAGAAGATAAAGAATTGCTTGAAGACTTATTAGCAGCGGCCGTAAACGATGCTGTCAGAAAGGTTGAAGAAAACAGTAAAAGTAAGCTTTCAGGTATGACTTCGGGTATGGAAATGCCTCCTGGTTTTAAAATGCCATTTTAA
- a CDS encoding YcgN family cysteine cluster protein, with the protein MIAQVSPYWLVKTLPEMTKEEWESLCDGCGKCCLQKLEDEETGDLYYTDIACQYLDHESCRCTSYETRQSKVESCITLSLSRLDEFAWLPSSCAYRLLLEGKPLPEWHPLITGRQESVHESGNSVRNNVVCERDIPEENWEDHIIEGVINL; encoded by the coding sequence ATGATTGCACAAGTATCCCCTTACTGGTTAGTTAAGACGCTTCCTGAGATGACTAAAGAAGAATGGGAGTCGCTATGTGATGGGTGTGGTAAATGTTGCCTACAAAAGCTAGAAGACGAAGAGACGGGCGATCTGTATTACACTGATATTGCTTGCCAGTATCTTGATCATGAAAGCTGCCGCTGTACGTCATATGAAACCCGGCAGTCTAAAGTTGAAAGTTGCATCACGCTTAGTTTAAGCCGTTTGGATGAATTCGCTTGGTTGCCCTCAAGTTGTGCTTACCGTTTATTGTTAGAAGGTAAACCGTTGCCAGAATGGCATCCGTTGATTACCGGTAGGCAGGAGTCTGTTCATGAATCAGGTAACTCGGTGAGAAATAACGTAGTATGTGAACGAGACATTCCTGAAGAGAACTGGGAAGATCATATCATCGAAGGAGTTATTAACTTGTGA
- the recR gene encoding recombination mediator RecR — MSFSPLVDELIESLRCLPGVGHKSAQRMALQLLERDRDGAIRLSNALGESVVGVGRCQKCQNLTEVDVCKLCSNERRNNGQLCIVETPSDLLALEQSDTFKGRYFVLMGHLSPIDGIGPEEIGLDKLMRLVSEAAIKEVILATNSTIEGDATAFYIADLLEEQDVLVTRIAHGIPVGGQLGYVDGGTLGHALTGRKPIDN; from the coding sequence ATGAGTTTTAGCCCTCTAGTTGATGAACTTATTGAATCTCTTCGATGCTTACCGGGTGTCGGGCACAAATCAGCCCAACGAATGGCATTACAGTTATTGGAGAGAGATCGTGATGGCGCTATTCGATTATCCAATGCATTAGGTGAATCTGTTGTGGGTGTTGGCCGCTGCCAAAAATGCCAAAACTTAACAGAGGTAGACGTCTGTAAGTTGTGCTCGAATGAACGCCGTAATAATGGCCAGCTTTGTATTGTCGAGACACCTTCAGACTTATTAGCATTAGAACAATCTGACACGTTTAAAGGACGCTATTTTGTCTTGATGGGGCACTTATCTCCGATTGATGGAATCGGGCCTGAAGAAATAGGGCTGGATAAACTAATGCGACTGGTATCTGAGGCGGCTATTAAAGAGGTAATCTTAGCAACAAATTCCACTATAGAAGGCGATGCAACGGCTTTTTATATAGCTGATTTACTAGAAGAGCAAGACGTTTTAGTTACCCGTATTGCACATGGCATACCTGTTGGCGGACAGTTAGGTTACGTTGACGGTGGTACGCTCGGTCATGCCCTGACAGGCCGTAAACCCATTGATAATTAG
- a CDS encoding YcgL domain-containing protein translates to MTEKRLICSVYKSSKKSEMYVYIDKKNGLDVLPEELLAFFGTPIHVFDMLLTPEKKLSRVDSAKVLSEIAEKGFLLQMPPVEDNFMPGVIEFNKKLKNDEDQ, encoded by the coding sequence ATGACTGAGAAACGCCTGATTTGTTCTGTTTACAAAAGCTCAAAAAAATCTGAGATGTATGTCTATATCGATAAGAAAAACGGGTTAGACGTATTGCCTGAAGAATTGTTGGCGTTTTTTGGTACCCCTATTCATGTATTTGATATGTTGTTAACGCCAGAAAAAAAATTGTCTCGGGTCGATTCAGCTAAAGTATTATCAGAGATAGCTGAGAAAGGGTTTCTATTGCAGATGCCACCTGTTGAAGACAACTTCATGCCGGGTGTTATTGAGTTTAATAAAAAACTTAAAAACGATGAAGATCAGTAA
- a CDS encoding aldo/keto reductase, giving the protein MKYRKLGKTDLDISLIGLGTMTWGWQNTQDEGFEQMDYALEQGVNFFDTAEMYAIPPSEEHFGTTETIIGNWFASRSNRDKVILASKITGPGFTWLREGNNQINKTNILDAVEGSLKRLKTDYIDLYQLHWPNRGSYHFGKTWAFDPAFDAKAEEENFLEVLNTFQGLIKEGKIRHIGLSNETAWGMSKWLQLADQNGLPRMASIQNEYSLLCRHFEPDLSEVALHENCGLLAWSPLARGILSGKYLNGAQPEGARLTLETRPEHRKGPSVDNPTKQYIELANQHDLDPCQMALAFVNSRPFVSSNLIGATTMEQLKSNIDSISVTLSEEVLAGIEHIRRTLPVPF; this is encoded by the coding sequence ATGAAATACCGAAAATTAGGCAAAACCGACCTTGATATTAGTCTTATTGGCTTAGGCACGATGACTTGGGGCTGGCAAAATACCCAAGATGAAGGTTTCGAGCAGATGGATTATGCATTGGAGCAGGGGGTTAATTTTTTTGATACTGCAGAAATGTATGCTATACCGCCGAGTGAGGAGCACTTTGGTACTACCGAAACGATTATTGGAAACTGGTTTGCATCGAGATCAAATCGGGACAAAGTGATTTTGGCCTCAAAGATTACAGGGCCGGGGTTTACATGGCTGAGAGAGGGTAACAATCAAATCAATAAAACCAATATTTTAGATGCGGTTGAAGGGAGTCTTAAACGATTAAAGACCGATTATATCGACCTTTATCAACTGCATTGGCCTAACAGGGGGTCTTATCACTTCGGTAAAACGTGGGCGTTTGATCCAGCCTTTGACGCTAAGGCTGAAGAAGAAAACTTTCTAGAGGTGTTGAATACCTTTCAAGGGTTAATCAAAGAAGGAAAGATTCGTCATATAGGCTTGTCTAATGAAACGGCTTGGGGCATGAGTAAATGGCTACAGTTAGCTGATCAGAATGGTCTTCCACGTATGGCGTCTATTCAGAATGAATACTCTCTACTGTGTCGCCACTTTGAACCAGACCTAAGTGAAGTCGCGCTGCATGAAAACTGTGGTTTATTGGCTTGGTCGCCGCTAGCACGGGGTATTTTAAGTGGTAAATACCTGAATGGGGCACAACCTGAAGGCGCAAGATTAACACTAGAAACTCGACCAGAGCATCGTAAGGGGCCATCTGTTGATAATCCGACAAAGCAATATATTGAGCTCGCGAATCAGCATGATCTAGATCCTTGTCAGATGGCGCTAGCGTTTGTGAATAGTCGTCCTTTTGTGAGTTCTAATTTAATTGGCGCCACTACCATGGAGCAGTTAAAGTCGAACATTGATTCTATCTCGGTGACACTTTCTGAAGAGGTGCTGGCAGGAATTGAGCATATTAGACGTACATTGCCAGTGCCGTTTTAA
- a CDS encoding DUF1653 domain-containing protein: MNDENISGLPEATSELPTGKYRHYKGNLYQVYGTATHSETLETLVVYRPLYGEGKLWVRPMSMFAELVNVNGEDVPRFAQVNE, from the coding sequence ATGAATGATGAAAACATTTCAGGGCTGCCTGAAGCCACTAGTGAGCTACCTACCGGAAAATACCGCCACTATAAAGGTAATCTATATCAAGTATATGGTACTGCAACGCATAGTGAAACATTAGAAACATTGGTTGTTTATCGCCCTCTCTATGGTGAAGGCAAGCTATGGGTAAGACCTATGAGTATGTTTGCAGAGTTAGTCAACGTGAACGGAGAAGACGTTCCGAGATTTGCTCAAGTGAATGAATAG
- the cydB gene encoding cytochrome d ubiquinol oxidase subunit II, whose amino-acid sequence MDWAITWLMILGFGVLMYVILDGFSLGVGIIFPWLKSEQQRGVAMRSLSHVWDSNQTWLVFGGVVLFVAFPQAYAVVLSKLYLPVMLMLIALIFRGVAFEFRFKAESSRRWWDFSFAFGCTLATLCQGIILGTLVQGIKVDPSVSTSWLTPFSAITALSLLAGYGLLGSCWLIQKSEGDLARQARAIALPLLTCVLVGLVIVSIWMLVKEPTVAERWLSTPNLYFLMPIPVLTAVVTIALVKAINEPEKHHLVPLLLAIVLFALALVGLVVGTFPYIIPREVTIWQAIAPDSTLSFAFVGVMIFIPVILLYNAFAYRVFWGKTNEADGY is encoded by the coding sequence ATGGATTGGGCAATTACTTGGTTGATGATTTTAGGGTTTGGGGTCTTGATGTATGTGATTCTGGATGGATTTTCATTAGGCGTTGGTATCATTTTCCCATGGTTGAAAAGTGAGCAACAGCGAGGGGTTGCCATGCGCTCACTTTCTCATGTGTGGGATAGTAATCAGACGTGGCTTGTATTTGGTGGCGTTGTGCTGTTCGTTGCTTTTCCGCAAGCCTATGCTGTGGTGTTGTCGAAGCTCTATTTACCGGTAATGTTAATGTTGATCGCGTTAATATTTCGGGGTGTTGCTTTTGAATTTCGTTTTAAAGCCGAAAGCAGTCGTCGTTGGTGGGACTTTAGCTTTGCGTTTGGTTGCACTCTGGCAACACTCTGTCAGGGGATTATATTGGGAACGTTAGTGCAGGGGATTAAGGTTGATCCTAGTGTCTCAACATCTTGGCTTACTCCTTTTAGTGCAATTACAGCTTTGTCGTTATTAGCAGGGTATGGCTTATTAGGAAGTTGTTGGTTGATTCAGAAATCTGAAGGTGATCTGGCGCGACAAGCAAGAGCGATTGCGTTGCCGTTGTTGACCTGTGTGTTAGTTGGTTTGGTCATCGTATCGATATGGATGCTGGTAAAAGAGCCGACGGTAGCAGAACGCTGGCTCAGTACGCCCAACCTGTATTTCTTGATGCCAATACCGGTGTTAACTGCGGTAGTGACTATTGCGTTAGTAAAAGCCATCAATGAGCCTGAAAAGCATCATTTAGTTCCGCTTTTACTGGCTATCGTACTGTTTGCATTAGCCTTGGTAGGGCTTGTCGTAGGGACCTTTCCATATATTATTCCTAGAGAGGTAACCATCTGGCAAGCCATTGCACCTGATAGCACGTTATCGTTTGCGTTTGTCGGTGTGATGATATTCATACCTGTCATCTTGCTATATAACGCGTTTGCTTATCGGGTTTTTTGGGGTAAAACCAATGAGGCGGATGGTTATTGA